Genomic window (Notolabrus celidotus isolate fNotCel1 chromosome 15, fNotCel1.pri, whole genome shotgun sequence):
GTCCATATGCAGGTCGGACAGCCCAGGACGTGGTCGCTACTCCTGACAGCGGCGGACCAGGGATGTTATTATACATCTGTTGCATCTGACAAATGTGGCAGCCCGGATAAGGGAGTGGAGTGGGTCTGTGTGGCAGTTGCACTTGGTTTGACTGGTTTTGCAGCGACATCCAACCCGTCTGTGTTGGCGGAGGCAGCGCCAGAACAGACTGCAGGGGCCTCATTTCTGTGGTCCAGGCTGTGGAAGAACCTCTCCTCCTgacccttttcttctttttgaccTACAACAAGAACATTCATTCTGTTATCATAATTGTGTTGAAGAAGATCTGGTGTATTAACAACTGCAGTGTTGTTAACACATAGGAGATGAGCTGAGTATGAGAGGTGTATACTTACATAGCTGTCCAAATTGGACCACTCAGGGTATTTCAGAGCATGAAGCCGCCTTTCTTCATCAGCCTGAGTGTAATACTTGGCCTGCTCTTCGTTTGTCATCGACTTCCACTGTGAGTACATGACAGCATATCATCAgtaacaaacactcacactgaaACCATGTTACAACCTCTGAAGTTTAGAAATAAAGCTGTTTTGGAAGtgccaaaactgcagttcccaaaTTGGCCACTTGGGGCTGCCCCAAAGTGAGTCAATGCTCagtaatcaacatataaatcAACATCATATCAAGTACACTGTAGACTCAAAATTCAAAGTATAAGAAAAATACCCAAATGTACACTAAGTTGGGTCGAATTTTTGAATATGTGACGTGAGCTCACTGGTCATACTATATTACCCTAACAGTACTGCAGCTCTTTAGACTATATGATAGCAGAGCTCACCTGCCAGCATTAGCAATGTACATAGGTAGGTAATACATTTCATATGTggttcaaatatatattcaaatagCTATGAAGCtatataacaaacaaacatttaacatgttgTTAAATTCAATATACGGCCGACATTTGTGTTAGCTTAGCCAGTGACCTTAGCTCAGGCTGGAAAACACAACTGATGAAGTCTTATTAACAGAGGTTACCACCACTCATCTGTTTGAATGAAGAAATGCTTGGTTATGGTATGGTTGCTCTGTTTAACAGGTGGCTGCCACTAACTACATGCTAGCTGTTAACTTCTCTAATTCAGTTTTTGAACTTTATCTCTGAAcctctgtctgtgttgtttctgcTTTTCAGGGATTTTTCATGCAAATATCACACAAATAAAATGTCTTGCTATAGAGTTTATTGTACTAACATGGCCATCAGAACAATCTTTTCTGTAGTTTTTTAATGCTATTTTATTATTGATCTGTTAGCATTGTTAGCAGGTATCAATGAAGAGTTAACCCTTAAAGGCCTAGACAGCCACCTGCGGCtatttgttcttaaatgtttgataacttttgaaccgctagtcctatcaacaagctttaagaACTCGGTTGCAGCAGACATTCTCAACTTTCCGTttataccacatttgtctcattcagcatattcaaagtACATAATATATTGTTTAAAAACCCTTCAAGTTCAgtttgtctctgctctgctgtgaggATAACTGAAAAGCATAAACCTTTATAAAGATATATCATACTTTTTCTTAGTTTCACTGTATTTTCATCACATTCAATAACACTGACTGTCACCACTTTACAGAGCTAAAACACTTACCACAGCCCCCAGGTGCTTAGTCACTGCTGTTCTCCCTCCTTTAGCTATGTCATCTGCAACTAATGGATGTTGGGCCTTCAGGAATAGCATGAACGCGTTGAGTGGCTTCTTTATATATGGCCCGTCTCCATCACTCTCACGCTTTCTCTTCCTGTTGgagtaccaaaaaaaaaaacagagcgtCAGCTCATGTTAGCATTGCGTCAAACTGTAAGGTAATAAGTAAGGAATCCAGACTCTAGCTCACCTGCTAGAcgatacacattttaaataagaaCTTACTTTGAGACTGGGGTGTTGAGAGGAGCAGCTACTGTTCGGTAGTCAAATATCACAGTCCCATTACTACACAGATAAATAAAGGACACAAAAAGTTAGATAGATAATAGAAAAAGTTTGTGAgtttgaggagagagagagatagagagagagagagagagagagagagagagagagagagagagagagagagagagagggaaaataaCAGGAACTCATGATGAGATATCTTGTGTGTCTACATCAATGTGTGTTACTTACTACTCTCCAACAGGCTGCAGCTGCTTCATGAGCTCTTCAGAGATGATCTCCAGTCCATTGACCaactagaaacacaaacacaacagagggggattagatgaactgcagtgatGTTTTTGGTCCACTAGGTGTCAGTCTCCCCCAAAATAAGCTCATTCGACAAATGAAGTAAAAACACACTGATCATATAGTAAGTCTGGATACTGCAGCAGTGGGTCAAAGAGGTCAGGGATGTGTATGCATATAAAGATGAGACAATCACAGTTAAACGTAGCACTTCCTTTTGTTAGCATTAAacactttgactttggacaaacatctgcTTTTTGAGTCCTTTTTGGCACTCTGTCACCACTCtgctactttttaaagttacaaaGATATACACAAGAGAATGACAGCTGTATGGTATCTAAGCTATATTAGATATGATTGATGGAGACAAGAAATGATTAAATGATGATATTCATCCATTTGAGTGTTGCACACATTCcctcatgccacccctgcataagtcagtcccacagtttggccaccccagtcaaaaaaaaagTCTAGACATGCCCCTGCTTTGTGCTGCAACCAATCAGTGaaacaacagagggagaggTTCATTGGTGTCTTACttgttgaggagcagcagcgCTCACAGGCTGACTGGCAGCTGGGGATACTGTTGCAGCATTATCTACAGTCCACTGATGGGACAGCAACTGCAGAGAGAAGGGAGAGGTTAACCAGCTGTTATGAACTCAAACACTAAACTCTTACCCTTTTCATAGTCTGGGCAGGGTTTAAACTGAGCATCAAACAGCTTCCTAATGCTGATAATCCTTATTTTATGTGGGATTTTAAAACTTCTATCTTAATCACAGCTGTCTTGCGTCTATGCTTCAACCCTAAACTAATTGACCTGTTTTTCCTATCATTGAATATCAAAATTTGCTTTATGCAAAcgaacaaaacaaagcaaacaagcgTAAACTTGAATGTTGTAGCATGTTTGCACAGCAGTTAGGAATTGTAATcgtattataaaaaaatatttggtaacactttatattaactacacacttttaagcattaattaagcactAATTAATAcgtaactcatcatctgtaaagcattgttcatacattaatactcatttatatatcatgtacaaacacagttataaatgttttattattcatgcatATGACTCTATGAtctgttaactaactctttgttcatactttataaatgatggattcaccaaatacaaatgagctattatggtcattataaaccagttataaacacatttacaggttatgatcctaacatttagtaagggttagtgaacaccttattacatagcaaattatgattaattaaggtagtcacaaatgacttataagctgcttgttcatcgttttgtgagctgatctaaagtgaggactttttatgctttacaaagaattcattaatgagatttaagaccagcagcaccttaaaacacagaatccaagttattgttcagttttgcagctgcattttaaattgtgtttacatatggttttatacagccagcgtttaaatgttactgtgtctttttatatatttgatatgtcatattttatttgagtttgtccactgtgagcactttaagtttgcaGAGTATTtcaagttcatatgaagagttattttgataaacacggttttatacagaggttgtttccttttaataaatacaagttaaagtaaatgtgttgtgtctgtttccttattctgacttctgtgttttcaggtgctgctggtcttcaatttcattaatgaatgctttgtaaagcataaaaagtcctcactttagatcagctcacaaaaccatgaacaagcagcttataagtcctttgtgactaccttaattaatcataatttgctatgtaataaggtgttcactaacccttactaaatgttagaatcataacctgtaaatgtgtttataactgctttataatgaccataatagctcatttgtatttggtgaatccatcatttattaagtatgaacaaagagttagttaacacattatagagagtcatattcatgaataataaaacatttataactgtgtttgtacatgatatataaatgagtattaatgtatgagcAATGCTTttcagatgatgagttaagtattaattaatgcttaattaatgcttaactaatgcttaaaagtgtgtagttaatataaagtgttaccaaatattttaaattttaagttGAACAGATAATAGAAAGTTAAATTATTGTAGGAAGTATCTGTGACTTGCTTCCACAGCAGCAATCTTTCAAAGCCTTTTTAGCACCACCTGTAGGTGAAGGTCCGTGTAAACAACCCATTTGGTCAAATTGACTGAGCTGAGTTATCATGAAGTTACATGTCATGGACGAGTTACagcttttaatacatttcatggTGCTGCTTTGTTTTAATAACCACGTGTTAAGAGTTTCAGAGGCGCCCCCCGGtgacattaaattaaaaaaaatacaaatgatgtTAAAATGATATTGATAACCTTCTCATGTTGTGAATTCAGAAGATCTTTCTCTTCAGCTCATTAAATCATAGGCTACATGAATTCATACCACATGCTTTGTTATAAATAGAACTTATGTTTGGTATTTCAAATCTGGATTTCAAATAAATTCCACTAGGTATGAGTAACTCCATTTGAGAAGGACCAGCCAAAACTTTCACCACTGAAAATAATATGAATATTGAATATCTGTGTATCTACTCAGTATCGTACCTGCTCCTGGTTTGCATTTGCCTGGTAATGACTTTGTTCCATAATGTCTTCATGTGTTTCATACACCAAGGCAGGAGCAGGGATAGACCCTGAGCTGTCTAGATCAAACAGCGTAACTGCTTCAGCGGGCTCAAAATCCCCAAACTCCCTGTCCTTCATTTCACCAGGCTTAGTATCGGTGTATTGCTCAAACCCAGCATGGACAGGGGCAGGTGCAGGTGGAGTGAAGGTGGGAAGTGAAGCGTTAGCTTCTTCCGCCAATACATCATCGAGAGCCAGTCTGACAGTAGAAACTAGCTCTTCCCATTGCATGTCTTTGACAGCTTGGTTAAAAGATTCAATGATGTCCATGTTGAAGGCAGACATGGTTTTCTTGTGGCAGATTGTGGTCTCTGAATTTTCCACAAGAAGTATCTGGTGGTATCAGGACTCCTGTCACACACAACAATAGAAACAAACGTTTTCACTACAGTTTTATTGCATGGGAAGAGCTTCATTTTACACTCAATAATACAAGCAGTTTATATCTGAATGCTCACATTTAGCCTCTGTGAAAGTTACAGTACAAATACTGATAGATAATATGCTTTGGGCTAACTTTTCCTTTATCTGATCGTCAACATGTGGGCTATATATTATTAAAGTCTGGTTTGGAGGAGATAAAATGTCATTTTCAATGTGTCTGATGTCTAATTACTTCAATGTTATTATTTGTTACACCCGTCACCCCTGCCACAGgataggtgtcagacaaggtgATTCACAACACACTGAAGAAACAATCATTTACATAATATTCCAAACCAAAGATTAATTGGGactttcaaatttaacattttaatatttcaatttaAGATGGGATATTTGTCTGGAAACACATtgacaggacaagatcagcaaagagatgactCATTCATCCACAAGGGTTGCAAACATTGATACAACCCAAAATTTCCTCCCAGGAGCTTCAAGGACATTGAGACTATATTAACACATATTTACATACATGTAGTTAAACTTAAAGG
Coding sequences:
- the LOC117826930 gene encoding transcription factor Sox-5-like, which gives rise to MSAFNMDIIESFNQAVKDMQWEELVSTVRLALDDVLAEEANASLPTFTPPAPAPVHAGFEQYTDTKPGEMKDREFGDFEPAEAVTLFDLDSSGSIPAPALVYETHEDIMEQSHYQANANQEQLLSHQWTVDNAATVSPAASQPVSAAAPQQLVNGLEIISEELMKQLQPVGEYNGTVIFDYRTVAAPLNTPVSKKRKRESDGDGPYIKKPLNAFMLFLKAQHPLVADDIAKGGRTAVTKHLGAVWKSMTNEEQAKYYTQADEERRLHALKYPEWSNLDSYVKKKKRVRRRGSSTAWTTEMRPLQSVLALPPPTQTGWMSLQNQSNQVQLPHRPTPLPYPGCHICQMQQMYNNIPGPPLSGVATTSWAVRPAYGQPF